Proteins from one Deinococcus actinosclerus genomic window:
- a CDS encoding DUF423 domain-containing protein — translation MTPSRTLRSGAILAALAVALGAFAAHGLKPRLDAAMLANFETGARYQMYAALALLALGTQPGQRRAPGFLLAGAAVFSGSLYVLALSGVKVLGAVTPLGGALMIAGFVLAALDVKKEQ, via the coding sequence ATGACCCCCTCCCGCACCCTGAGAAGCGGCGCGATCCTGGCCGCGCTGGCCGTCGCCCTGGGCGCTTTTGCCGCGCACGGCCTGAAACCCCGCCTGGACGCCGCGATGCTCGCCAACTTCGAGACCGGCGCCCGCTACCAGATGTACGCCGCGCTGGCGCTGCTCGCGCTGGGCACCCAGCCCGGTCAGCGCCGCGCGCCCGGCTTCCTGCTCGCCGGGGCCGCCGTCTTCAGCGGCAGCCTGTACGTGCTGGCCCTGAGCGGCGTGAAGGTGCTGGGCGCGGTCACGCCCCTCGGCGGCGCGCTGATGATCGCCGGGTTCGTGCTGGCGGCGCTGGACGTGAAGAAGGAGCAGTAA